One window of the Lycorma delicatula isolate Av1 chromosome 3, ASM4794821v1, whole genome shotgun sequence genome contains the following:
- the LOC142320805 gene encoding mitochondrial pyruvate carrier 2-like: protein MNRGLVIAGLGDIQRPAEKLSVSQSSALAATGVVWSRYSLVIIPKNWSLFSVNVFVAITNYYQLTRAVRYQRSLKGKEENKL from the exons ATGAATAGG gGCCTTGTAATAGCTGGTCTTGGTGATATTCAACGTCCAGCTGAAAAACTGAGTGTTTCACAGTCATCTGCATTGGCTGCAACTGGTGTTGTATGGTCAAGATACTCTCTTGTCATTATACCAAAGAACTGGAGTTTGTTCAGTGTGAATGTTTTTGTTgctattactaattattatcaaCTAACAAGAGCCGTAag atatcaGAGGTCATTAAAAggtaaagaagaaaacaaattatga